A genomic stretch from Sulfobacillus thermosulfidooxidans includes:
- a CDS encoding RrF2 family transcriptional regulator, translating to MIKISSKGRYGVKAVYELALHYGQGPVAVSWIAKAQNISEQYLEQLMGPLKKAGLVRGLRGAQGGYMLAKPPAEISVSDVVDAVEGPIVLTDCSSEDAQGCPDMDFCVGPDVWSRVQEALIATMSSMSFQMLIDLQREHFKRNIATLLEGGG from the coding sequence ATGATCAAGATCTCGAGCAAGGGTCGATATGGTGTCAAAGCCGTCTACGAATTGGCTTTGCATTATGGGCAAGGACCCGTTGCCGTGAGTTGGATCGCTAAAGCACAAAACATTTCGGAACAATATTTAGAGCAACTGATGGGACCGCTCAAAAAAGCTGGTTTAGTTCGCGGTTTACGAGGAGCCCAGGGAGGGTACATGTTGGCTAAACCTCCGGCGGAGATTTCGGTGAGTGATGTGGTTGATGCAGTGGAGGGTCCAATTGTCCTCACGGATTGTAGCTCAGAAGACGCCCAAGGGTGTCCAGACATGGATTTTTGCGTGGGACCTGACGTGTGGAGCCGTGTTCAAGAAGCGCTGATTGCGACGATGTCGTCAATGAGCTTTCAAATGTTGATCGATTTGCAACGGGAACATTTCAAACGGAATATTGCAACCTTATTAGAAGGTGGGGGATAG
- the sigK gene encoding RNA polymerase sporulation sigma factor SigK: protein MGISIGLMVLIAAAAAQGAIWLAGYIGGNAFPQPLTEAEEKEALEAMQRGDQEARKRLIEHNLRLVAHVVKKYANKGTESDDLISIGSIGLIKGIDTFNQSKGTKLATYCARCIENEVLMHLRNQKKLKNEVSIYSPIGIDREGNEILLLDVLAGGEEVPDTVEVSLIMRSVTDFVENLTRKERMVLDLRFALNGQERRYTQKEIAERLGISRSYVSRIEKKAVEKILAALSLPS, encoded by the coding sequence ATGGGCATCAGTATCGGTTTGATGGTCTTAATTGCAGCAGCGGCGGCCCAAGGAGCCATTTGGCTCGCCGGATACATCGGGGGTAATGCCTTTCCTCAGCCATTGACGGAAGCGGAAGAAAAAGAGGCACTAGAAGCCATGCAACGCGGAGACCAAGAAGCCAGGAAACGTTTGATTGAGCATAATTTAAGGCTGGTGGCGCATGTAGTAAAAAAATATGCAAATAAAGGCACTGAGTCTGACGACTTAATCAGTATTGGCTCGATTGGGCTGATAAAAGGCATAGATACGTTTAATCAAAGCAAAGGGACAAAATTGGCAACCTATTGCGCTCGGTGCATTGAGAATGAGGTTTTGATGCATCTGCGAAACCAGAAGAAACTTAAAAACGAGGTCAGTATATACAGTCCTATTGGGATTGACCGGGAAGGCAACGAAATTTTGTTGTTAGATGTGTTAGCTGGTGGGGAAGAAGTCCCAGATACGGTGGAAGTCAGCTTGATTATGCGTTCGGTAACAGATTTTGTTGAAAATTTGACCCGAAAAGAACGCATGGTGCTGGATTTGCGGTTTGCTTTAAATGGCCAAGAAAGGCGTTATACGCAGAAAGAAATTGCTGAACGGCTGGGCATTTCGCGCAGTTACGTATCCCGCATCGAAAAAAAAGCGGTCGAGAAAATTTTAGCCGCTTTGAGTCTCCCGTCGTAG
- a CDS encoding IreB family regulatory phosphoprotein, with translation MGPTDETRRLWGHHEAANQADAILREVYSALKDKGYNPISQLVGYLLSGDPAYITSHQGARNLIRRVERDELLEELLRQYVAQVEKTS, from the coding sequence ATGGGGCCGACAGATGAGACTCGCAGATTGTGGGGGCATCACGAGGCGGCCAATCAGGCTGACGCAATTTTGCGTGAAGTCTATAGTGCCCTCAAAGATAAAGGATATAATCCCATTAGCCAGCTCGTTGGTTACCTCCTGTCTGGTGATCCTGCATATATCACCAGTCATCAGGGCGCCCGGAATCTTATCCGTCGTGTGGAACGAGACGAGCTGCTAGAAGAACTGTTGCGCCAGTATGTGGCACAAGTCGAGAAGACATCCTAA
- the mltG gene encoding endolytic transglycosylase MltG, with translation MTRRKMRGEMVHRSWRLAQWVGTAFLGAVLFLVLWIWASLQPVNAHDHQATYVRIVPGQSAAQIGLVLYQKKLIRSALAFRLLTRFSHQARSLQSGVYRLSPSQNPQQMLAMMEEGKVVTIRVSIPEGFTVQQIVHRLVMHHIGTTQKFAALLKTPLPGMPKPAAGVKDPYEGYLFPATYQFPYGTTAKQALTTMWTTFTTRALPLYKKSHSTLSLSQWVTLASIVQVEDKNPGDASKIAGVFINRLKIGMPLQSDATVRYAIGHPIAGSLSYANLQVVSPYNTYLHKGLPPGPISNPGILALKAALYPARVPYLYFIALPNGHTLFATTYQQQLANIQYANQHF, from the coding sequence ATGACCAGGCGTAAGATGCGGGGCGAGATGGTACATCGCAGCTGGCGACTGGCACAGTGGGTAGGGACGGCTTTTTTAGGAGCCGTCCTTTTCCTGGTATTGTGGATCTGGGCATCCTTACAGCCAGTTAATGCGCACGATCACCAAGCCACTTACGTGAGGATCGTACCAGGACAATCGGCGGCACAGATTGGTTTGGTCCTGTATCAAAAGAAATTGATTCGGTCCGCCTTAGCTTTTCGCCTTTTAACTCGATTCAGTCACCAGGCTCGTTCCTTGCAAAGCGGCGTATACCGGTTGTCTCCTAGCCAAAATCCCCAACAAATGTTGGCGATGATGGAAGAGGGCAAGGTCGTCACGATTCGGGTGAGCATTCCTGAGGGTTTTACCGTTCAGCAAATTGTTCACCGTTTAGTTATGCATCATATTGGAACGACCCAGAAGTTTGCGGCTTTGTTGAAAACACCGTTGCCAGGAATGCCCAAGCCCGCTGCCGGGGTTAAAGATCCTTATGAAGGATATTTATTTCCAGCTACCTACCAATTTCCTTATGGGACAACCGCAAAACAAGCCTTGACCACTATGTGGACAACCTTTACCACGCGGGCCCTGCCTCTTTATAAAAAGAGCCACTCCACGTTATCGTTATCCCAGTGGGTGACGTTGGCCTCGATTGTGCAAGTGGAAGACAAAAATCCGGGTGATGCCAGTAAAATTGCCGGCGTATTCATCAATCGCCTGAAAATCGGCATGCCGCTGCAAAGTGACGCGACAGTCCGTTACGCTATAGGACATCCTATCGCCGGATCGTTGTCCTATGCAAATCTCCAAGTCGTGTCGCCCTATAATACCTATTTGCATAAAGGACTCCCCCCGGGACCCATATCGAATCCCGGAATATTGGCATTAAAGGCTGCTCTTTATCCTGCACGGGTTCCTTATTTATATTTTATTGCATTGCCAAATGGCCACACGTTATTTGCCACAACATATCAACAGCAACTCGCCAACATCCAATACGCCAATCAACATTTTTGA
- a CDS encoding AI-2E family transporter — translation MKGASLARSPVKFFRLGLLAVFVLGSLMLLWAARVVLLPFIFAIVLAYLLAPLVELFVKHRMHRVPAILLAYALVGLFITAMIVYMVPLWIQETVKMIHLIPSLTKQLQWTWNYWLMRFHQAPIPSSVRKAIDEAGVRWENKLFTLSKQLVTAIFGVLPGILSVIISPILAFYLLKDMNRIRARFWQVVPVDWQPSVYVLALDIDRALNGFIRGQLLVALFVGILSGLWVQILGIPLSLLIGAIAGFTDVIPYVGPIAGAIPAVVLGLEQSPLKALYAILGFVAIHQLEGTVIGPKVMGDSVGLHPLVVIFAILAGGEIGGVAGLLLAVPSAAVIKVILGHLYRRLII, via the coding sequence GTGAAAGGTGCAAGCCTCGCCAGAAGCCCCGTAAAGTTTTTCCGTTTGGGGCTTTTGGCGGTTTTTGTCCTCGGTTCTTTGATGCTCCTATGGGCTGCCCGCGTTGTCTTGCTGCCCTTCATTTTTGCCATCGTTTTGGCCTACTTGTTAGCTCCTTTGGTGGAACTATTTGTCAAACACCGCATGCACCGAGTGCCGGCTATTTTATTAGCCTATGCTTTGGTCGGCCTGTTCATTACGGCAATGATCGTCTATATGGTGCCCTTGTGGATCCAAGAGACCGTGAAAATGATTCATTTAATACCCTCCTTGACAAAACAGCTCCAATGGACATGGAATTATTGGCTCATGCGCTTTCATCAGGCTCCGATTCCTTCCTCGGTGCGTAAAGCGATTGACGAAGCCGGGGTGCGCTGGGAAAATAAATTGTTTACATTATCGAAGCAGTTGGTGACCGCGATATTTGGGGTATTGCCAGGGATTTTAAGTGTGATTATTTCGCCCATTTTGGCTTTCTATTTGCTCAAAGACATGAACCGGATCCGCGCCCGATTTTGGCAAGTTGTCCCCGTAGATTGGCAACCCTCGGTGTACGTGCTAGCTTTGGATATCGACCGGGCTCTCAATGGGTTTATTCGTGGACAATTATTAGTGGCCCTGTTTGTGGGCATACTCTCGGGCCTGTGGGTCCAAATTCTTGGTATTCCCCTATCCTTGCTAATTGGTGCCATTGCCGGATTTACTGACGTGATTCCCTATGTCGGTCCCATTGCCGGGGCGATTCCCGCGGTGGTGCTCGGTCTTGAACAATCTCCTTTGAAAGCACTGTATGCTATTTTAGGTTTTGTTGCCATTCACCAGTTAGAAGGAACCGTGATTGGTCCTAAAGTTATGGGCGATTCCGTAGGGCTTCATCCATTGGTCGTGATTTTCGCTATTTTGGCTGGGGGAGAAATTGGAGGCGTTGCGGGATTGTTGTTGGCGGTGCCTTCCGCAGCAGTCATTAAAGTGATTTTAGGCCATTTATACCGCCGATTGATAATCTGA
- the alaS gene encoding alanine--tRNA ligase produces MRSAEIRQKFLDYFVSQGHHKVPSSPLVPAQDPTLLFTNAGMVQFKDVFLGNESRSYSRAVSVQKCMRAGGKHNDLDQVGKTARHQTFFEMLGNFSFGDYFKRDAIRFAWQFLTEVLGLDPEILWVTVFETDDEAYELWQEVAGVRPERIVRMGEKDNFWSMGDTGPCGPSSEIFVDRGPEYACSDHCGLGLCDCDRIQEIWNLVFMQYNRDENGVLTPLPKPSIDTGMGLERIAAYLQGVNSNFDTDLLRPLIRHVEHLSHVTYDPGPEGMPFRVIADHIRAITFLLAEGVSFSNSDRGYVMRRILRRAVRFGLLLGFHRPFLHELVPVVGEIMGDAYPEVLVGESLIQQMILDEEERFRVTLDSGMKVLESKLQSVPEGGVLPGEEAFLLYDTYGFPLDLTVDAALERGITVDHTGFDAAMKEQRERARRARNRRQDAEQLPHLEPNEFVGYHELTSHDVPLTHLYIGADSVQRLMTGESGWVFTPKTPFYPEGGGQVADTGIIQGPHGVLKVEDVVKFQGAIWHFGTVIEGSLTVGERVNLSVDKQRREGAMRNHTGTHLLHAALRKILGTGVHQTGSLVAPDRLRFDFSYPSPLTREQKNAIEDLVNGWILEDIPVQVQEMGKDEALNQGALAFFGDKYGEVVRVITIPSASQELCGGTHCKRTGQIGLFAITEETSVGTGSRRIEAVTGFNALETFRVQRQTLDQLTSQLHSAPEELPDKVKALQDVNKALETELAELKRKERYQRGSQLAREAETYNGLKVIVHETDANSLEELREVLDGVKSQVSGAVLAAKHGERASLVVYLGKDLVARGLDARALVKTLARRIDGGGGGRVDLAQAGGKDVRGIASMLDEARHLLSEKLMAAG; encoded by the coding sequence ATGCGTTCTGCCGAAATTCGGCAAAAGTTTTTAGATTACTTTGTATCACAAGGACATCATAAAGTGCCAAGTTCTCCCTTGGTTCCTGCCCAAGATCCCACATTGCTTTTTACGAATGCGGGTATGGTTCAATTTAAAGATGTCTTTTTAGGTAATGAATCACGTTCGTATTCCCGTGCTGTCTCGGTGCAGAAATGTATGCGAGCCGGGGGTAAACATAATGATTTGGACCAAGTGGGAAAAACGGCAAGGCACCAAACGTTTTTTGAAATGTTAGGAAATTTTTCCTTTGGAGACTACTTTAAACGCGATGCGATTCGTTTTGCCTGGCAATTTCTTACTGAGGTTTTAGGGTTGGATCCCGAGATTCTCTGGGTGACCGTGTTTGAAACCGATGACGAAGCTTATGAGTTATGGCAAGAAGTGGCTGGGGTGCGCCCCGAACGGATTGTCCGGATGGGGGAAAAAGACAACTTTTGGAGCATGGGTGACACTGGCCCTTGTGGGCCCTCATCCGAGATTTTCGTGGACCGTGGTCCCGAATACGCGTGTAGCGACCACTGTGGCTTAGGACTTTGTGACTGTGACCGCATCCAAGAAATTTGGAACCTGGTGTTTATGCAATATAACCGGGATGAAAATGGGGTACTCACGCCGCTTCCAAAGCCGTCTATTGATACCGGTATGGGTCTAGAACGGATTGCGGCCTATTTGCAGGGCGTCAATTCGAACTTTGACACGGACCTTTTGCGGCCGTTGATTCGTCATGTTGAGCATCTCTCTCATGTAACTTATGATCCAGGTCCAGAGGGCATGCCATTTCGCGTTATTGCGGACCACATTCGTGCTATCACTTTTCTTTTGGCTGAGGGCGTATCCTTTAGCAATTCCGACCGGGGCTATGTTATGCGGCGAATCTTACGACGCGCCGTACGCTTTGGACTGCTCCTAGGATTTCATCGTCCCTTTCTTCATGAACTAGTTCCCGTTGTCGGCGAAATTATGGGGGATGCATATCCTGAAGTTTTGGTTGGAGAAAGTCTTATTCAACAAATGATTTTGGATGAGGAGGAACGGTTCCGCGTCACTCTCGATTCGGGTATGAAAGTTCTGGAATCCAAACTGCAATCGGTTCCCGAAGGCGGTGTATTGCCTGGTGAAGAAGCTTTTTTGCTCTATGACACCTATGGGTTCCCCTTGGATTTGACGGTTGACGCGGCTCTTGAGCGCGGAATTACCGTAGATCACACGGGGTTTGATGCGGCCATGAAGGAACAGCGGGAACGAGCTAGACGAGCGAGAAATCGTCGGCAAGATGCAGAACAATTACCCCATCTGGAACCCAACGAATTTGTCGGCTATCACGAGCTGACGAGTCATGATGTTCCTTTGACACATCTCTATATTGGTGCCGATTCGGTCCAGCGCCTTATGACGGGCGAATCGGGATGGGTGTTCACCCCGAAGACACCGTTCTATCCCGAAGGTGGTGGACAAGTCGCCGATACCGGTATAATTCAAGGGCCCCATGGGGTCTTGAAAGTTGAAGATGTTGTGAAATTTCAGGGAGCCATTTGGCATTTTGGCACGGTTATTGAGGGCAGCTTGACGGTTGGGGAGCGTGTCAACCTTTCTGTTGACAAACAACGCCGTGAAGGAGCCATGCGTAACCATACGGGTACCCATCTTCTTCATGCCGCATTAAGAAAAATTTTAGGCACGGGTGTTCACCAGACGGGTTCGCTTGTGGCGCCGGATCGTTTGCGGTTCGACTTTTCCTATCCGAGTCCTTTAACCCGTGAACAAAAAAATGCCATTGAAGATTTGGTCAACGGTTGGATTTTAGAAGATATTCCCGTGCAAGTCCAGGAAATGGGCAAGGACGAGGCCCTTAATCAAGGGGCGTTAGCGTTTTTTGGCGACAAGTACGGGGAAGTGGTTCGAGTAATCACAATTCCCTCCGCGAGCCAAGAACTGTGTGGGGGCACACATTGTAAGCGTACTGGGCAAATTGGATTGTTTGCCATCACCGAAGAAACTTCTGTCGGAACCGGCTCACGTCGTATCGAGGCTGTGACAGGTTTCAATGCGCTGGAAACTTTTCGGGTACAGCGCCAAACCCTGGATCAATTGACCTCGCAGCTGCATTCGGCTCCGGAGGAATTGCCGGATAAGGTCAAGGCCTTACAAGATGTCAATAAGGCATTGGAAACGGAGTTGGCCGAGCTCAAACGGAAAGAACGCTATCAACGGGGGAGCCAATTAGCCCGTGAGGCGGAAACCTATAATGGCTTGAAAGTTATTGTGCACGAAACTGATGCGAATTCTTTAGAAGAGCTGCGAGAAGTGTTAGATGGTGTTAAATCTCAAGTCTCTGGTGCGGTTTTAGCCGCGAAGCATGGTGAGCGGGCTTCATTAGTTGTATATTTAGGGAAAGACTTAGTTGCTCGCGGATTGGATGCGCGGGCTCTGGTGAAAACCTTGGCCCGCCGCATCGATGGGGGTGGCGGAGGCCGTGTCGATCTGGCCCAGGCAGGTGGCAAAGATGTGCGGGGCATTGCCTCGATGTTAGACGAGGCGCGTCATTTGCTATCGGAGAAACTTATGGCGGCTGGATAA
- a CDS encoding A/G-specific adenine glycosylase: protein MKRIKYHAVVDSHLLEIFQTGIQTWYQQEGRDLPWRHTTNPYHILVSEILLHQTTVKTVEPVYRRFLERFPTVTDLANASLAEVKTITDPLGYKIRGQWLHQIAQAVVSQFDGVFPRTLDELLSLPGIGRYTAGAIMSFAFGYDAPILDTNVNRLIGRYFAIDFKDSSAETKHQLWSIAEAIVPPGQAREFNNALMDMGAMVCTARKPKCLICPVAVGCAMLTEQTTLAAEERVQYRLRTK, encoded by the coding sequence ATGAAACGCATTAAGTATCATGCCGTGGTAGATTCGCATCTGCTTGAAATCTTTCAGACAGGTATCCAAACATGGTATCAGCAAGAAGGCCGGGATTTGCCGTGGCGCCATACAACCAATCCGTATCATATTTTGGTGTCAGAGATTTTGCTGCATCAAACCACCGTTAAAACGGTGGAACCAGTGTACCGGCGCTTTTTGGAGCGTTTTCCCACGGTGACGGATTTAGCCAATGCATCGTTAGCTGAGGTCAAGACCATTACCGATCCCTTGGGCTATAAAATCCGTGGACAATGGCTTCATCAAATTGCGCAAGCGGTGGTCAGCCAATTTGATGGGGTATTTCCACGCACATTAGACGAACTATTGAGCCTTCCCGGGATTGGACGCTATACCGCCGGTGCCATTATGTCTTTTGCCTTTGGCTATGATGCTCCCATTTTGGATACCAATGTCAATCGGTTAATTGGACGCTACTTTGCTATTGATTTCAAAGATTCATCAGCCGAAACTAAACACCAGTTGTGGTCAATTGCTGAAGCGATTGTCCCTCCTGGACAGGCTCGAGAATTTAATAATGCGCTCATGGATATGGGCGCCATGGTGTGTACTGCGAGAAAGCCGAAGTGTCTCATCTGCCCAGTCGCGGTAGGATGCGCCATGCTGACTGAACAGACGACACTAGCGGCGGAAGAACGCGTGCAATACCGTCTGCGCACGAAATGA
- the mnmA gene encoding tRNA 2-thiouridine(34) synthase MnmA, which produces MAKTVVVGLSGGVDSSTAAALLLEQGYDVIGVTMRHLPAETTNSCCSLEAIVDARRVAKKLGIPHYLVDVEQPFYERVILPFEEAYLAGMTPNPCALCNRYIKFGAMWEWASQQGADYLATGHYVRLQERDGLYYLMRGIDHAKDQSYLLYTMRQDDLAHLLFPLGEYYKEDSRRIAERYGLVTAHKAESQELCFVPKNDYQGYLESHRPEAVKPGEVVDTKGQVLGRHRGIAFYTIGQRRGLGISSSAPRYVVKLDAKTNHVVVGDKEDVLEQAVHVTSVNYVLPVSANKLRGEAKIRYNMEPEPAWWMDRGEDAEIIFDQPQWAISPGQVAVLYQNDVLVAGGRIHK; this is translated from the coding sequence GTGGCGAAAACCGTAGTAGTAGGTCTAAGCGGCGGCGTCGACTCATCGACAGCGGCCGCTTTACTTTTAGAGCAGGGATATGATGTGATTGGTGTCACCATGCGTCATTTGCCGGCCGAGACCACGAATAGTTGTTGCTCATTAGAGGCCATCGTTGATGCCCGGCGTGTCGCGAAAAAATTGGGAATTCCGCATTATCTTGTCGACGTTGAACAACCTTTTTATGAGCGGGTGATTTTGCCTTTTGAAGAGGCTTATTTGGCGGGGATGACACCCAATCCCTGCGCATTATGCAATCGGTATATCAAGTTTGGCGCGATGTGGGAATGGGCCTCGCAGCAGGGGGCTGATTATTTAGCCACAGGACATTATGTGCGGTTACAAGAACGGGATGGATTATATTATTTGATGCGCGGCATTGACCATGCCAAAGACCAGAGCTATTTACTTTATACGATGCGCCAAGATGATTTGGCTCATTTGCTCTTTCCCTTGGGGGAATACTATAAAGAGGACTCCAGACGCATCGCTGAACGCTATGGTTTAGTCACGGCTCATAAGGCGGAGAGTCAAGAGTTATGTTTTGTGCCCAAAAATGATTATCAAGGGTATTTGGAATCGCATCGGCCCGAGGCCGTGAAGCCGGGGGAAGTGGTGGATACCAAGGGACAGGTTCTCGGCCGTCACCGGGGCATTGCCTTTTACACCATTGGGCAGCGGCGTGGACTGGGAATTAGCTCATCGGCCCCACGTTATGTGGTAAAACTCGATGCGAAGACCAATCACGTCGTGGTAGGAGACAAAGAAGATGTTCTGGAGCAGGCTGTACATGTCACCAGCGTAAATTATGTTTTGCCCGTTTCTGCAAACAAATTGCGGGGCGAGGCTAAGATTCGTTACAACATGGAACCGGAACCGGCGTGGTGGATGGACCGCGGCGAGGATGCAGAAATTATTTTTGACCAACCGCAGTGGGCGATCTCCCCGGGACAAGTGGCGGTACTCTATCAAAATGATGTTTTAGTGGCCGGGGGGAGAATTCACAAGTAG
- a CDS encoding DUF4012 domain-containing protein: MAVGSVGALVIAGLPLFALAGTTATAAVGALYTAVGLKTHHTEDIDRGLSYFNDATAWYHTMIWACWPWKTLDPHNTILTALEQSSHNLTTADTATQRALPVINDLLGHLGFATPHHADPSLSHSQMAAVLFQQLPTVNRLVNLFYPSLVQWNQWIQKVQMPNWLVNHHRWHDFQQESQLLTTDLQDIQTILPMIIKMVPAHGTRRYFLIYENTGELRSTGGFMTAYSYVTFINGHLQPLHSHNIYNLQSQIRYRPPAPLIIHTYLYSPIWHLRDANTSPNVPTSVQQIYKFYNSIPHAPHLNGVIFVNTWLADAILQNIGGVTMPKTYNSLQVTAANANYEMEYMAERSPLPIPARKKFIAIMFHEVLHKLAHSPVPVLLATIHSVFRSLNHKDIIFYFNNPQVEDIAKAHNWAGIVDKHVHTDYLEVVDENLGGHKDNFYMHYHVTSRIQKVGTRYLQTTTITWTNTGIFDNWLVVPYTSWVRFYVPYGSQLISLTGGNAITQDYNNRALNKTVFGNHLTMPVRLTAQQSPTTASMTASYWLPPGLNMSRYVIQKQPGIKDDHELIIFNGHALPPFKLYTDTTVSLEHTHS, translated from the coding sequence GTGGCTGTAGGAAGTGTGGGGGCTTTAGTTATTGCTGGATTGCCATTGTTTGCCTTAGCTGGAACCACAGCGACGGCTGCTGTCGGTGCTCTCTATACAGCAGTGGGATTAAAAACGCATCATACCGAAGACATTGATAGAGGTCTTAGCTATTTTAATGACGCGACCGCATGGTATCACACCATGATTTGGGCGTGTTGGCCGTGGAAAACTCTTGATCCGCACAACACTATCCTTACTGCTTTAGAACAATCGAGCCATAATTTAACCACGGCTGATACGGCTACCCAACGTGCGCTGCCCGTGATTAATGATTTACTAGGCCATTTAGGATTTGCGACACCCCACCATGCAGATCCATCATTGTCCCATTCGCAAATGGCTGCTGTCTTATTTCAACAATTGCCGACGGTCAATCGCCTCGTCAATCTGTTTTATCCAAGTCTTGTCCAGTGGAACCAGTGGATTCAAAAAGTGCAGATGCCGAACTGGCTGGTTAATCATCACCGCTGGCATGATTTTCAACAAGAAAGTCAATTGCTAACAACCGATCTGCAAGATATTCAAACGATTCTGCCCATGATTATCAAAATGGTGCCGGCTCATGGGACCAGACGATATTTTCTCATATATGAAAACACGGGCGAACTTCGCTCCACTGGCGGCTTTATGACAGCTTACAGTTACGTCACTTTTATCAATGGCCATCTTCAACCCTTACATTCCCATAATATTTATAATTTGCAATCGCAAATTCGCTACCGGCCGCCTGCGCCCTTAATTATTCACACCTATTTGTATTCGCCCATATGGCATTTACGTGACGCCAACACATCTCCCAATGTCCCAACGAGTGTACAACAAATTTATAAATTTTATAATTCCATCCCTCATGCCCCGCATTTAAACGGCGTGATTTTTGTCAACACCTGGTTAGCCGATGCCATTTTACAAAACATCGGCGGTGTAACCATGCCGAAAACTTATAACTCGCTCCAAGTCACCGCAGCCAACGCCAATTATGAAATGGAATATATGGCTGAACGGTCGCCACTGCCGATTCCCGCCCGCAAAAAATTCATTGCCATTATGTTTCATGAAGTGCTTCACAAACTCGCTCATTCGCCCGTCCCTGTTTTATTGGCGACGATACATAGTGTATTTAGGTCATTAAACCACAAAGACATCATTTTTTATTTTAATAATCCGCAAGTGGAAGATATAGCTAAAGCACACAATTGGGCCGGAATTGTTGACAAACATGTCCACACTGACTATCTAGAAGTGGTCGACGAAAATCTCGGAGGACACAAAGACAACTTCTATATGCATTATCACGTCACATCCCGCATTCAGAAGGTCGGGACCCGGTATCTTCAAACAACAACCATCACCTGGACTAATACAGGCATATTTGATAATTGGTTAGTGGTTCCTTATACATCATGGGTGCGGTTTTATGTGCCTTATGGATCGCAATTAATTTCCTTAACCGGCGGCAATGCCATCACCCAGGATTACAATAATCGCGCCCTCAATAAAACGGTCTTCGGCAATCACCTTACTATGCCTGTCCGCCTAACCGCTCAACAGTCGCCCACAACCGCCTCGATGACCGCTAGCTATTGGCTGCCGCCTGGGCTCAACATGTCGCGTTATGTGATTCAAAAGCAGCCAGGTATCAAAGACGATCATGAGCTCATCATTTTCAATGGCCATGCTTTACCGCCGTTTAAACTTTATACTGATACGACCGTAAGCTTAGAACATACTCACTCCTAA
- the ruvX gene encoding Holliday junction resolvase RuvX, with the protein MAKRIMALDVGDKWIGVAISDELGLLASARPPIKRRSKSYDLQAILDLVTTWDVKEIVVGLPLNMNASVGPQAEKTLKFVDALKTEAPCNVMTWDERLTTQLAERLLIEQNVRRDKRKQVVDGLAAALILQGYLDHKQHTKSGEDNHMDDDKNLIGHGPEEEDEIITLTDEEGHEHEFVVVDVIEVEEQDYAILLPIDTEEDEEAEAVILRLEKDDDGDDILVDIESEEEWEKVAQAYEELLDDEE; encoded by the coding sequence ATGGCTAAACGCATAATGGCATTGGACGTTGGGGATAAATGGATTGGGGTCGCTATCAGTGATGAACTGGGTTTATTGGCTTCGGCTAGACCACCGATAAAAAGGCGTTCCAAATCTTATGATCTTCAGGCCATTTTGGACTTGGTTACGACTTGGGATGTTAAAGAAATTGTGGTAGGGTTACCATTGAACATGAATGCAAGCGTCGGTCCTCAGGCCGAAAAAACTTTAAAGTTTGTTGACGCACTGAAAACTGAGGCCCCTTGCAATGTGATGACGTGGGACGAACGGCTCACCACTCAGCTCGCTGAGCGGTTGTTGATAGAACAAAACGTTCGGCGCGACAAAAGAAAACAGGTGGTGGATGGTCTGGCCGCCGCATTAATCCTGCAGGGGTATCTCGACCATAAACAACACACCAAATCAGGGGAGGACAATCACATGGATGACGACAAAAACTTGATAGGGCATGGGCCTGAGGAAGAAGACGAAATTATTACTTTGACCGATGAGGAAGGACATGAGCACGAGTTTGTAGTGGTCGATGTCATTGAAGTCGAAGAGCAAGATTACGCTATTTTATTGCCCATTGATACGGAAGAAGATGAAGAAGCCGAAGCCGTTATCTTGCGTTTAGAAAAAGATGATGATGGCGACGACATTCTTGTCGATATCGAATCAGAAGAAGAATGGGAAAAAGTTGCGCAAGCGTATGAAGAATTATTGGATGATGAAGAATAA